A genomic segment from Longimicrobium sp. encodes:
- a CDS encoding phosphatase PAP2 family protein translates to MSYDAGPDRGGEGRRGALLIAGVRRTARRFREDWRALPDAARRRFLWTLAIGLGVSAGVMLGLCFVTRGLEEEGRLAWEGVLLRRLDRSDAMSFSTALWAESPGNSVFMIPVVLAAALVCVWLRRPLRALAVLAAFFMLDLVVLLGWLAWSRARPVAVAGGIASPGFHSFPSGHVAQIVAAYGFFVYLWLRASRSFWEQTLAVALFLGVLGSVALARLRLGSHWPSDILAGAAVGALWLAVVTAALRRAEDAGGR, encoded by the coding sequence ATGAGCTACGACGCGGGACCGGATCGCGGAGGAGAGGGGCGGCGCGGAGCGCTGCTGATCGCGGGCGTGCGGCGCACGGCCCGGCGCTTCCGCGAAGACTGGCGGGCGCTCCCCGACGCGGCGCGGCGGCGCTTCCTCTGGACGCTCGCCATCGGGCTGGGCGTCTCGGCGGGGGTGATGCTGGGCCTCTGCTTCGTTACGCGAGGGCTGGAGGAGGAGGGCCGGCTGGCGTGGGAGGGCGTGCTGCTGCGCCGGCTCGACCGCTCCGACGCCATGAGCTTCAGCACGGCGCTCTGGGCCGAGTCTCCGGGAAACTCCGTCTTCATGATCCCGGTGGTGCTCGCGGCGGCGCTGGTCTGCGTGTGGCTGCGGCGGCCGCTGCGCGCGCTGGCCGTGCTCGCCGCGTTCTTCATGCTGGACCTGGTGGTGCTGCTGGGGTGGCTCGCGTGGAGCCGCGCGCGCCCCGTGGCCGTCGCGGGCGGCATCGCCTCGCCGGGGTTCCACTCCTTCCCGTCTGGCCACGTGGCGCAGATCGTGGCGGCCTACGGCTTCTTCGTCTACCTGTGGCTGCGCGCCAGCCGCAGTTTCTGGGAACAGACGCTGGCCGTGGCGCTCTTCCTGGGCGTGCTGGGCTCCGTCGCCCTCGCGCGCCTGCGGCTCGGCAGCCACTGGCCCTCCGACATCCTGGCCGGCGCGGCGGTCGGCGCGCTCTGGCTCGCCGTGGTCACCGCCGCCCTCCGGCGGGCGGAGGACGCAGGCGGACGGTAG
- a CDS encoding NAD(P)H-binding protein, giving the protein MKGDGPVLVIGATQGTGRLVADLLLREGTPVRVLARTPEKAREIFGGAVEVVQGDLTKPETLAPALRGASGVVLTAGVTKRPAPERLVKSTEYDGTLNVLRAARATSFRGRLVYMGAIGTTRWSVLAFLLNLIKGNTLKWRRRAEEEIRRSWLDYTIVHAGILADGPAGKHALMVTRRRLPMRPWYRLGREDAAEVIVHALREPRARNATLDVVWKRGEPTRDWSSLFRDAASDPSAETSSA; this is encoded by the coding sequence ATGAAGGGTGACGGTCCCGTCCTGGTGATCGGCGCCACGCAGGGGACGGGTCGGCTGGTCGCCGACCTGCTCCTGCGCGAAGGCACGCCCGTCCGCGTCCTCGCGCGCACGCCCGAGAAGGCGCGGGAGATCTTCGGCGGCGCGGTCGAAGTGGTGCAGGGCGACCTCACGAAGCCGGAGACCCTCGCCCCCGCCCTCCGCGGCGCGAGCGGCGTCGTGCTGACCGCGGGGGTGACGAAGCGCCCGGCGCCCGAGCGGCTGGTGAAGTCCACCGAGTACGACGGCACGCTCAACGTGCTGCGGGCCGCCCGCGCGACCAGCTTCCGCGGGCGGCTCGTCTACATGGGCGCCATCGGCACCACGCGCTGGTCGGTACTCGCCTTCCTGCTGAACCTGATCAAGGGCAACACGCTGAAGTGGCGGCGCCGCGCCGAGGAGGAGATCCGCCGGAGCTGGCTCGACTACACCATCGTGCACGCCGGCATCCTGGCCGACGGCCCGGCCGGGAAGCACGCCCTGATGGTCACCCGGCGGCGCCTGCCGATGCGGCCCTGGTACCGCCTCGGCCGCGAGGACGCGGCGGAGGTCATCGTCCACGCCCTGCGCGAGCCGCGCGCCCGCAACGCCACCCTGGACGTGGTGTGGAAGCGCGGCGAGCCCACCCGCGACTGGTCCTCGCTCTTCCGCGACGCCGCGTCCGACCCGTCGGCGGAGACCTCCTCCGCGTGA
- a CDS encoding DUF2231 domain-containing protein — protein sequence MEARVKVLGHPVHQMLIVLPLGTLTGAVLFDLCHVAEGSGQWALVSFWLIALGVLSGLLAAVFGFADWTKIPAGTRAKRVGALHGAGNVIVVTLFALSWLLRRDAPTDPETLAIALSLAGGGLSMVTGWLGGELVDRMGVGVDDGANLDAPSSLSRRPAHGGAAGD from the coding sequence ATGGAGGCACGCGTGAAGGTGCTCGGGCACCCGGTGCACCAGATGCTGATCGTGCTGCCGCTGGGGACGCTCACGGGCGCGGTGCTCTTCGACCTCTGCCACGTGGCGGAAGGAAGCGGGCAGTGGGCCCTGGTCTCCTTCTGGCTGATCGCGCTCGGCGTGCTGAGCGGGCTGCTGGCGGCGGTCTTCGGCTTCGCGGACTGGACCAAGATCCCCGCCGGGACGCGCGCGAAGCGGGTGGGGGCGCTGCACGGGGCGGGCAACGTCATTGTGGTGACGCTCTTCGCGCTCAGCTGGCTGCTGCGGCGCGACGCGCCCACCGACCCGGAGACGCTCGCCATCGCGCTCTCGCTGGCCGGCGGCGGGCTGTCGATGGTGACCGGGTGGCTGGGCGGCGAACTGGTGGACCGGATGGGCGTGGGGGTGGACGACGGCGCCAACCTGGACGCGCCCAGCTCGCTCTCGCGCCGCCCGGCGCACGGGGGCGCGGCGGGCGACTGA
- a CDS encoding PQQ-dependent dehydrogenase, methanol/ethanol family: MTTHAATNLRLASAVALAVLLLPACGVRTRYPITQQARPFSDMNEAKAGSAPPVAQGVTSERIARARSEPQNWLTYYGAYDGQRYSPLDQINTGNVARLRPAWVFQTGVIGLVANPATYSFEAAPIVVDGVMYVSGWDGYVWALDAASGRLLWQYRHPIPLDVPLCCGNVNRGVAVAQGRVFVATQNGQLVALDAANGRPVWQQTFVDVRAGESATLAPLVVKNLVIVGSSGAEYGVRGHIDAFDLRTGARVWRRYNVPKPGEPGADTWGGDQSWARGGGTAWITGTYDPELDLVYWGVGNPGPDFDGSVRPGNNLYTSGMVAIDPDDGSLRWHYQWTPHDVWDYDGVNENILFEQEGRKLLAHFDKNGHLFVLDRTNGQFVRAVPYGRVTWGAIDAQGRVAVQRTPTPEGVHICPGPAGLKEWPHAAYSPRTGLLYTPVVEACGTFKLKPTEFEESMPYWGGEVALDQEQWGHVKAFDPATGREVWSWRAEHPILSSVLATAGDLVFAGEPNGNFHAFDARSGRVLWTFQTGSGIHSNPVTYSVNGRQYVAVPTGWGGWVEGYAPEMYGAPRGNALIVFALP; this comes from the coding sequence ATGACCACGCATGCTGCGACCAATCTGCGCCTGGCGTCCGCCGTCGCCCTCGCGGTGCTCCTCCTCCCGGCGTGCGGAGTGCGCACCCGCTACCCGATCACCCAGCAGGCCCGGCCGTTCTCGGACATGAACGAGGCCAAGGCGGGCTCGGCCCCGCCGGTGGCGCAGGGGGTCACCTCCGAGCGCATCGCGCGGGCCCGCTCCGAGCCGCAGAACTGGCTCACCTACTACGGCGCCTACGACGGGCAGCGGTACAGCCCGCTGGACCAGATCAACACCGGCAACGTGGCGCGGCTCAGGCCCGCCTGGGTCTTCCAGACCGGGGTGATCGGCCTGGTCGCCAACCCCGCCACCTACTCGTTCGAGGCCGCCCCGATCGTGGTGGACGGGGTGATGTACGTCTCCGGGTGGGACGGCTACGTGTGGGCGCTGGACGCCGCCAGCGGCCGGCTCCTCTGGCAGTACCGCCACCCGATCCCGCTGGACGTGCCGCTCTGCTGCGGCAACGTCAACCGCGGGGTGGCGGTGGCGCAGGGGAGGGTGTTCGTGGCCACCCAGAACGGCCAGCTCGTGGCGCTGGACGCCGCGAACGGGCGGCCGGTGTGGCAGCAGACCTTCGTGGACGTGCGCGCCGGCGAGAGCGCCACGCTGGCGCCGCTGGTGGTGAAGAACCTGGTGATCGTCGGCAGCTCGGGGGCCGAGTACGGGGTGCGCGGGCACATCGACGCCTTCGACCTGCGCACCGGCGCGCGGGTCTGGCGGCGCTACAACGTGCCGAAGCCCGGCGAGCCCGGCGCCGACACCTGGGGCGGCGACCAGAGCTGGGCGCGCGGCGGGGGGACGGCGTGGATCACGGGCACCTACGACCCCGAGCTGGACCTCGTCTACTGGGGAGTCGGCAACCCGGGCCCGGACTTCGACGGGAGCGTGCGGCCGGGGAACAACCTCTACACCAGCGGGATGGTGGCCATCGACCCCGACGACGGGTCGCTGCGCTGGCACTACCAGTGGACGCCGCACGACGTGTGGGACTACGACGGCGTCAACGAGAACATCCTGTTCGAGCAGGAGGGGCGGAAGCTGCTGGCCCACTTCGACAAGAACGGGCACCTCTTCGTCCTGGACCGCACCAACGGCCAGTTCGTGCGCGCCGTCCCCTACGGCCGCGTCACCTGGGGCGCCATCGACGCCCAGGGGAGGGTGGCGGTGCAGCGGACGCCCACGCCGGAGGGCGTGCACATCTGCCCCGGCCCGGCGGGGCTCAAGGAGTGGCCGCACGCCGCCTACAGCCCGCGGACGGGCCTGCTCTACACCCCGGTGGTGGAGGCGTGCGGCACCTTCAAGCTGAAGCCCACCGAGTTCGAGGAGAGCATGCCCTACTGGGGCGGCGAGGTGGCGCTCGACCAGGAGCAGTGGGGGCACGTGAAGGCGTTCGACCCCGCGACGGGGCGGGAGGTGTGGTCGTGGCGCGCCGAGCACCCGATCCTCTCCTCCGTGCTGGCGACCGCGGGGGACCTGGTCTTCGCCGGGGAGCCCAACGGGAACTTCCACGCCTTCGACGCGCGCAGCGGGCGCGTGCTGTGGACCTTCCAGACCGGCAGCGGCATCCACAGCAACCCGGTCACCTACAGCGTGAACGGCAGGCAGTACGTGGCGGTGCCCACCGGCTGGGGCGGCTGGGTGGAGGGGTACGCGCCGGAGATGTACGGCGCCCCGCGCGGGAACGCGCTGATCGTGTTCGCGCTGCCGTAG
- a CDS encoding MSMEG_3727 family PQQ-associated protein gives MKAHWFRLFVPLALFTFLSSCEYVKLLRPSVLKQLNPDVVRLVNELPAVDDPNGRVVARLFAHGGLSHAKRGRDGVYRDEITIPKNQFIWRPAIIRIPQGGELELEVHNTDQNLHAIFAPSVPERQAMMLPMHTAGRVRIRLDQPGLYWFGCPISNHAGRGMLGLIMVGGEVPPEAKLDRPRQRRP, from the coding sequence ATGAAAGCCCACTGGTTCCGGCTCTTCGTGCCGCTCGCCCTGTTCACCTTCCTCTCGTCGTGCGAGTACGTGAAGCTGCTGAGGCCCAGCGTGCTCAAGCAGCTCAACCCCGACGTGGTGCGCCTGGTCAACGAGCTCCCCGCGGTGGACGACCCCAACGGGCGCGTGGTGGCCCGGCTGTTCGCCCACGGCGGCCTCTCGCACGCGAAGCGGGGGCGCGACGGGGTGTACCGCGACGAGATCACCATCCCCAAGAACCAGTTCATCTGGCGCCCGGCCATCATCCGCATCCCGCAGGGCGGCGAGCTGGAGCTGGAGGTCCACAACACCGACCAGAACCTCCACGCCATCTTCGCCCCCAGCGTCCCCGAGCGGCAGGCGATGATGCTCCCCATGCACACCGCGGGGCGGGTACGGATCCGGCTCGACCAGCCGGGCCTGTACTGGTTCGGCTGCCCGATCTCCAACCACGCCGGGCGCGGGATGCTGGGGCTGATCATGGTGGGCGGCGAGGTGCCGCCCGAGGCGAAGCTCGACCGTCCGCGCCAGCGCCGGCCCTGA
- a CDS encoding ArsR family transcriptional regulator, whose amino-acid sequence MNGSRREILVLLCAANRRVGELADALGISESAVRVHLHALEVDGLVQHETLRGGVGKPAHEYRLTPAGEALLSRAYLPFLLRVLEGVRSRLDPEETERLLRAAGSGLAPPDRPRGSARARAEEAVRLLGDLGGAGYVEEGGAELVIRGRCCPLAAIVPEHPLACTALEATLTEFTGLPVRADCDVRGRPSCRFRIRSQPTTG is encoded by the coding sequence ATGAACGGCTCGCGCAGGGAGATCCTCGTGCTGCTCTGCGCGGCGAACCGGCGCGTGGGCGAGCTCGCCGACGCGCTGGGGATCAGCGAGAGCGCGGTCCGCGTGCACCTGCACGCGCTGGAGGTAGATGGCCTGGTGCAGCACGAGACGTTGCGCGGGGGCGTGGGAAAGCCCGCGCACGAGTACCGCCTGACGCCCGCGGGGGAAGCGCTCCTCTCGCGGGCGTACCTGCCGTTCCTGCTGCGCGTGCTGGAAGGGGTGCGTTCGCGGCTGGACCCGGAGGAGACCGAGCGGCTGCTCCGCGCGGCGGGGAGCGGGCTGGCGCCGCCGGACCGGCCGCGGGGGAGCGCGCGCGCCCGCGCCGAGGAGGCCGTGCGGCTGCTGGGCGACCTCGGCGGAGCCGGCTACGTGGAGGAAGGAGGGGCCGAGCTGGTGATCCGGGGGCGGTGCTGCCCGCTGGCCGCGATCGTCCCCGAGCACCCGCTGGCGTGCACGGCGCTTGAGGCGACGCTGACGGAGTTCACCGGCCTTCCCGTGCGCGCCGACTGCGACGTGCGGGGACGTCCGAGCTGCCGCTTCAGGATCCGCTCGCAACCGACCACCGGCTGA
- a CDS encoding putative ABC exporter domain-containing protein, translating into MNSGLAFLLRRGLRGKLRQGLRRMRTVKGAVAMIAAVVFMVGIAALQFWSLSLGAALPAPRGAVVAYAPPMLMLLAVVSAMSGRALYFTPSEVDFLFPAPVGRRELLLYNLLARLDVQLFSALWVSLFLLRHARHWGAAVAATVLGFAFIYVAAQALALAATAADGWVPPRARRPVRWAVLALALAGALAGLAGAGSGATPGQRLRALSETPVLRAASLPARPFAELFAAAGWAQALPWAAASLGVIAAVVVLVLAVDVAYLERSLAVSRRRHERLQRMRSGGGIHAGARPSRLRIRVPRLGGLGGAGALAWRQLTELARTPRALLVPLFVGSLWAGSIFFAARDSGDRSGGLTMILVVTLLLPAMFSGHVTFDFRRDLDRMALLRSLPLSPAQVAAGQVLPVALVFSAMQYLVVVAALALGLVSVGPLLLAVALAIPPYTWATMAVENGLFLLMPYRVVPGEDQRMQFMGKVMLALFLKLIVVGLLVGLALLAGWAAAAATGARAAGLAAGVLVMVGGCIPLTWLVGRAFAAFDVARDTPA; encoded by the coding sequence GTGAACTCCGGGCTCGCCTTCCTGCTGCGCCGCGGGCTGAGGGGGAAGCTGCGGCAGGGGCTGCGGCGCATGCGCACGGTGAAGGGCGCCGTCGCGATGATCGCCGCGGTGGTGTTCATGGTGGGGATCGCGGCGCTGCAGTTCTGGTCGCTCTCGCTGGGGGCGGCGCTCCCCGCCCCGCGTGGCGCGGTGGTGGCGTACGCGCCGCCGATGCTGATGCTGCTGGCGGTGGTCTCGGCCATGAGCGGCCGCGCGCTCTACTTCACCCCCTCGGAGGTGGACTTCCTCTTCCCGGCGCCGGTCGGGCGGCGCGAACTGCTGCTGTACAACCTGCTGGCGCGGCTCGACGTGCAGCTCTTCTCCGCGCTCTGGGTGTCGCTCTTCCTGCTGCGCCACGCGCGCCACTGGGGAGCCGCGGTGGCCGCCACGGTGCTGGGGTTCGCCTTCATCTACGTGGCCGCGCAGGCGCTGGCGCTCGCGGCCACGGCGGCGGACGGGTGGGTGCCCCCGCGGGCGCGCAGGCCCGTGCGCTGGGCTGTGCTCGCGCTCGCCCTGGCCGGCGCCCTGGCCGGGCTGGCGGGCGCGGGGTCGGGCGCCACGCCGGGGCAGCGGCTGCGGGCGCTGTCGGAGACGCCCGTGCTGCGCGCCGCCTCGCTCCCCGCGCGCCCGTTCGCGGAGCTGTTCGCCGCCGCAGGGTGGGCCCAGGCGCTGCCGTGGGCGGCCGCCTCCCTGGGGGTGATCGCCGCGGTGGTCGTCCTGGTCCTGGCAGTGGACGTGGCGTACCTGGAGCGCTCGCTGGCCGTGAGCCGCCGGCGGCACGAGCGGCTGCAGCGGATGCGCTCCGGCGGCGGGATCCACGCCGGGGCGCGGCCGTCGCGGCTGCGGATCCGCGTCCCCCGGCTGGGCGGGCTGGGCGGCGCGGGGGCGCTGGCGTGGCGGCAGCTCACCGAGCTGGCGCGCACCCCCAGGGCGCTGCTGGTGCCGCTCTTCGTGGGCTCCCTCTGGGCGGGGAGCATCTTCTTCGCGGCGCGCGACAGCGGCGACCGGAGCGGCGGGCTCACGATGATCCTCGTCGTCACCCTGCTCCTGCCGGCGATGTTCTCGGGTCACGTGACCTTCGACTTCCGCCGCGACCTGGACCGCATGGCGCTGCTGCGCTCGCTGCCGCTCTCGCCCGCGCAGGTGGCGGCGGGGCAGGTGCTGCCGGTGGCGCTGGTGTTCTCCGCCATGCAGTACCTGGTGGTGGTGGCCGCGCTGGCGCTGGGGCTGGTGAGCGTCGGCCCGCTCCTGCTGGCCGTGGCGCTGGCGATCCCGCCCTACACCTGGGCCACCATGGCGGTGGAGAACGGCCTCTTCCTGCTGATGCCCTACCGCGTGGTGCCCGGCGAGGACCAGCGGATGCAGTTCATGGGAAAGGTGATGCTGGCGCTCTTCCTCAAGCTGATCGTCGTCGGCCTCCTGGTGGGGCTGGCGCTGCTGGCGGGCTGGGCTGCGGCCGCGGCGACGGGGGCGAGGGCGGCGGGGCTGGCCGCCGGGGTGCTGGTGATGGTGGGCGGCTGCATCCCGCTCACCTGGCTGGTGGGCCGCGCGTTCGCCGCGTTCGACGTGGCGCGGGACACGCCGGCGTAG